A window of Campylobacter concisus contains these coding sequences:
- the gmhA gene encoding D-sedoheptulose 7-phosphate isomerase yields the protein MLKTMIKNELETHQKTFSEHVNLLDSLERACQMVADTLKNGKKVLICGNGGSAADAQHFAAELTGRYKSERQPLPGIALTTDTSALTAIGNDYGFDYVFSRQFEALAQSGDLLVAISTSGNSKNVLEAIKSAKKMGASVLGLSGKGGGAMNEGCDLNLVVSSNDTARIQESHIFFIHTICQAVDEAFRS from the coding sequence ATGCTAAAAACAATGATAAAAAATGAGCTCGAGACTCACCAAAAGACCTTTAGCGAGCATGTAAATTTACTTGATAGCCTAGAGCGCGCTTGCCAGATGGTAGCTGATACGCTAAAAAATGGCAAAAAGGTGCTAATATGCGGCAACGGTGGCTCTGCGGCGGATGCTCAGCACTTTGCAGCCGAGCTAACTGGCAGATATAAAAGCGAGCGCCAGCCACTACCTGGTATCGCGCTAACCACTGATACTTCGGCACTTACGGCCATTGGCAATGACTACGGCTTTGACTATGTCTTTTCACGTCAGTTTGAGGCCTTAGCGCAGTCTGGTGACTTGCTCGTGGCGATCTCAACAAGTGGCAATAGCAAAAACGTCCTTGAAGCTATAAAAAGTGCCAAGAAAATGGGCGCATCAGTGCTTGGACTTAGCGGCAAAGGCGGCGGTGCGATGAATGAAGGGTGTGATCTAAATTTAGTCGTTAGCTCAAACGATACAGCAAGAATTCAAGAGTCGCATATCTTTTTTATCCACACGATATGTCAAGCCGTAGATGAGGCTTTTAGGAGCTAA
- a CDS encoding SseB family protein: protein MQEAMDKFLNDPSQQNEINLISALKKATFFAPVLLNQALAKPDGGVVYEEEGSNIKFILLEDENEKRSYFPAFTSKEAMKLWRNDSEQESIEIGLKEYLAMLKESSYAGVVVDAFSYDFILKKEQIARILD, encoded by the coding sequence ATGCAAGAAGCGATGGATAAATTTTTAAATGATCCCAGCCAGCAAAATGAGATAAATTTGATATCGGCTTTAAAAAAGGCTACTTTTTTTGCTCCGGTGCTTTTAAACCAAGCGCTGGCAAAGCCTGATGGTGGCGTAGTTTATGAGGAAGAGGGCTCAAATATCAAATTTATCCTGCTTGAAGATGAGAACGAGAAGCGTAGCTATTTTCCGGCATTTACAAGCAAAGAGGCGATGAAACTTTGGCGAAACGACAGCGAACAAGAAAGCATTGAGATAGGGCTAAAAGAGTATCTTGCGATGCTAAAAGAGAGCAGTTATGCTGGTGTCGTGGTGGATGCTTTTAGTTATGATTTTATTCTTAAAAAAGAGCAGATAGCAAGAATTTTAGACTAA